In the genome of Populus alba chromosome 11, ASM523922v2, whole genome shotgun sequence, one region contains:
- the LOC140956086 gene encoding uncharacterized protein, which yields MTEALTKAQATSQPIINDSSAAPTGIKLDGSNYALWSQVVEMNISAKDKLGYINGDFPQPLEADPTFRKWRTENSMVKGWLINSMDQSLVANFIRFPTAKQVWDAIVTTYFDGTDTSQVYELRCRVTRMRQRGGSIKKYYNDLQGIWREIDFRRPNPMECATDIQKYNSLIQEERVYIFLDGLDDRLDNIRSDILQLKPFPTIEQAYAHVRREDTR from the coding sequence ATGACGGAGGCTTTGACAAAAGCCCAGGCTACTTCACAGCCAATTATCAATGACTCTTCTGCAGCACCAACAGGCATTAAGTTGGATGGATCCAACTATGCTTTATGGTCCCAGGTGGTAGAGATGAACATCTCAGCCAAAGACAAACTAGGGTATATTAACGGAGACTTCCCTCAACCCTTAGAAGCAGACCCAACATTCCGTAAATGGCGCACTGAAAACTCCATGGTGAAAGGGTGGTTGATTAATTCAATGGACCAATCATTGGTTGCAAACTTCATCCGCTTCCCAACAGCAAAACAGGTGTGGGACGCCATTGTAACTACATATTTTGATGGAACTGACACATCACAGGTTTATGAACTTCGATGCAGGGTAACTCGAATGCGACAGAGAGGAGgatcaatcaaaaaatattacaatgatTTACAAGGGATATGGCGGGAGATAGACTTTCGACGCCCCAATCCCATGGAATGTGCAACAGACATTCAAAAATATAACTCTCTGATACAGGAGGAAAGAGTTTATATTTTCTTGGACGGATTGGATGATCGACTTGACAACATTCGTAGTGACATTCTACAACTGAAACCGTTTCCTACAATTGAGCAGGCCTATGCTCACGTAAGGAGAGAGGATACTCGATAG
- the LOC118047576 gene encoding MLO-like protein 11 isoform X2 has product MRSLALTPTWSLATVLTILVVVSLIVERSIHRLCSWLRETDRKPLLAAVEKMKEELMLLGFISLLLTANSSTIANICIPSKFYEGNFASCTGPETDEEIKQNSSEGRKLVMLSVLPHPLRRMLNGLDANTCEKGYEPFLSYQDLERLHRFIFLMAITHISYSCLTMLLAIVKIHSWRAWEDLARKDCHGVSTENNREKTLRRQTTFARHHTSSPSVKNSFLIWVTCFFRQFGPSVARTDYLTLRKGFIMNHKLSLKYDFHSYMIRSTEEEFQRIVGVSGPLWGFVVAFMLFNVKGSNLYFWISVVPITLVVLVGAKLQHVIATLTLETAGLTTGHSVEGKMRPRDDLFWFKKPELYLSLIHFILFQNAFELASFFWFWWQFGYRSCFIRNHLQVYIRLVLGFAGQFLCSYSTLPLYALVTQMGTNYKAALFPPRIRETIFHGWWKAETSGKRRHAIFTDDSTMHRDTSTLMSEEDNHHLLDIPENDADPVTQVELQPASFISVRPTTVANETSSGVATPFLRHSASVSSSETSNFHVEDLPRSSSMPVRR; this is encoded by the exons ATGAGATCCTTGGCCTTAACTCCAACATGGTCACTTGCAACTGTGTTGACAATCCTTGTGGTTGTTTCACTGATTGTGGAGCGCTCAATTCACAGACTATGTAGT TGGTTGCGGGAAACCGATCGGAAACCTTTGCTTGCAGCGGTGGAGAAGATGAAAGAAG AGTTGATGCTGCTTGGATTCATATCACTTCTTTTAACAGCTAACTCAAGCACCATAGCCAATATTTGCATTCCATCAAAGTTCTATGAAGGTAATTTTGCTTCTTGCACGGGACCAGAGACTGATgaggaaattaaacaaaattcttCCGAGGGACGTAAACTAGTGATGCTTTCTGTTCTTCCTCATCCACTTCGAAGAATGTTGAATGGCTTGGATGCGAATACCTGCGAAAAG GGATATGAGCCATTCCTGTCATATCAAGATCTCGAGCGGTTGCATCGCTTCATTTTCCTCATGGCAATCACGCACATTTCTTACAGTTGCTTAACAATGCTGCTGGCGATTGTGAAG ATTCATAGTTGGAGAGCATGGGAGGATTTGGCTCGTAAGGACTGCCATGGTGTATCAACAG AAAACAATAGAGAGAAGACATTGCGAAGGCAAACAACCTTCGCAAGACATCATACATCAAGCCCTTCGGTCAAGAACAGTTTTCTTATCTGGGTG ACATGTTTCTTTCGGCAATTTGGACCTTCAGTGGCTCGCACAGACTACCTCACTCTTCGCAAGGGCTTCATCATG AATCACAAACTCTCATTGAAATATGATTTTCACAGCTACATGATTCGCTCCACGGAAGAAGAATTCCAGAGAATTGTTGGTGTGAG TGGTCCCCTGTGGGGATTTGTTGTTGCATTCATGCTGTTTAATGTGAAAG GATCTAATCTCTATTTCTGGATATCCGTCGTTCCAATCACT CTTGTTGTTCTAGTCGGTGCAAAGCTACAACATGTTATTGCGACCTTGACATTAGAGACTGCTGGCCTGACTACTGGACACTCTGTAGAAGGGAAGATGAGGCCTCGAGATGATCTTTTCTGGTTCAAGAAGCCAGAACTGTATCTCTCATTGATCCATTTTATCCTGTTCCAG AATGCATTTGAATTGGCTTCATTCTTTTGGTTTTGG TGGCAATTTGGGTACAGATCCTGCTTTATTAGGAACCATTTACAGGTGTACATACGACTTGTGTTGGG GTTTGCTGGGCAGTTCCTTTGCAGCTACAGCACCTTGCCACTATATGCACTTGTTACTCAG ATGGGAACAAACTATAAGGCGGCATTATTTCCTCCAAGAATAAGGGAGACAATATTCCATGGGTGGTGGAAAGCAGAAACTAGCGGGAAGAGAAGGCATGCAATTTTCACAGATGATTCTACCATGCACAGAGACACAAGCACATTAATGTCAGAGGAAGACAATCATCATTTGCTTGATATTCCTGAGAATGATGCAGATCCCGTCACTCAAGTCGAGTTGCAGCCAGCTTCTTTTATTTCAGTTCGTCCTACCACAGTTGCCAATGAAACTTCAAGCGGGGTAGCTACTCCTTTCCTTCGACACTCAGCTTCTGTTTCTTCATCAGAAACATCAAATTTTCACGTGGAAGATCTTCCTAGATCATCTTCTATGCCAGTTAGAAGGTAG
- the LOC118047576 gene encoding MLO-like protein 11 isoform X1: MRSLALTPTWSLATVLTILVVVSLIVERSIHRLCSWLRETDRKPLLAAVEKMKEELMLLGFISLLLTANSSTIANICIPSKFYEGNFASCTGPETDEEIKQNSSEGRKLVMLSVLPHPLRRMLNGLDANTCEKGYEPFLSYQDLERLHRFIFLMAITHISYSCLTMLLAIVKIHSWRAWEDLARKDCHGVSTAENNREKTLRRQTTFARHHTSSPSVKNSFLIWVTCFFRQFGPSVARTDYLTLRKGFIMNHKLSLKYDFHSYMIRSTEEEFQRIVGVSGPLWGFVVAFMLFNVKGSNLYFWISVVPITLVVLVGAKLQHVIATLTLETAGLTTGHSVEGKMRPRDDLFWFKKPELYLSLIHFILFQNAFELASFFWFWWQFGYRSCFIRNHLQVYIRLVLGFAGQFLCSYSTLPLYALVTQMGTNYKAALFPPRIRETIFHGWWKAETSGKRRHAIFTDDSTMHRDTSTLMSEEDNHHLLDIPENDADPVTQVELQPASFISVRPTTVANETSSGVATPFLRHSASVSSSETSNFHVEDLPRSSSMPVRR; the protein is encoded by the exons ATGAGATCCTTGGCCTTAACTCCAACATGGTCACTTGCAACTGTGTTGACAATCCTTGTGGTTGTTTCACTGATTGTGGAGCGCTCAATTCACAGACTATGTAGT TGGTTGCGGGAAACCGATCGGAAACCTTTGCTTGCAGCGGTGGAGAAGATGAAAGAAG AGTTGATGCTGCTTGGATTCATATCACTTCTTTTAACAGCTAACTCAAGCACCATAGCCAATATTTGCATTCCATCAAAGTTCTATGAAGGTAATTTTGCTTCTTGCACGGGACCAGAGACTGATgaggaaattaaacaaaattcttCCGAGGGACGTAAACTAGTGATGCTTTCTGTTCTTCCTCATCCACTTCGAAGAATGTTGAATGGCTTGGATGCGAATACCTGCGAAAAG GGATATGAGCCATTCCTGTCATATCAAGATCTCGAGCGGTTGCATCGCTTCATTTTCCTCATGGCAATCACGCACATTTCTTACAGTTGCTTAACAATGCTGCTGGCGATTGTGAAG ATTCATAGTTGGAGAGCATGGGAGGATTTGGCTCGTAAGGACTGCCATGGTGTATCAACAG CAGAAAACAATAGAGAGAAGACATTGCGAAGGCAAACAACCTTCGCAAGACATCATACATCAAGCCCTTCGGTCAAGAACAGTTTTCTTATCTGGGTG ACATGTTTCTTTCGGCAATTTGGACCTTCAGTGGCTCGCACAGACTACCTCACTCTTCGCAAGGGCTTCATCATG AATCACAAACTCTCATTGAAATATGATTTTCACAGCTACATGATTCGCTCCACGGAAGAAGAATTCCAGAGAATTGTTGGTGTGAG TGGTCCCCTGTGGGGATTTGTTGTTGCATTCATGCTGTTTAATGTGAAAG GATCTAATCTCTATTTCTGGATATCCGTCGTTCCAATCACT CTTGTTGTTCTAGTCGGTGCAAAGCTACAACATGTTATTGCGACCTTGACATTAGAGACTGCTGGCCTGACTACTGGACACTCTGTAGAAGGGAAGATGAGGCCTCGAGATGATCTTTTCTGGTTCAAGAAGCCAGAACTGTATCTCTCATTGATCCATTTTATCCTGTTCCAG AATGCATTTGAATTGGCTTCATTCTTTTGGTTTTGG TGGCAATTTGGGTACAGATCCTGCTTTATTAGGAACCATTTACAGGTGTACATACGACTTGTGTTGGG GTTTGCTGGGCAGTTCCTTTGCAGCTACAGCACCTTGCCACTATATGCACTTGTTACTCAG ATGGGAACAAACTATAAGGCGGCATTATTTCCTCCAAGAATAAGGGAGACAATATTCCATGGGTGGTGGAAAGCAGAAACTAGCGGGAAGAGAAGGCATGCAATTTTCACAGATGATTCTACCATGCACAGAGACACAAGCACATTAATGTCAGAGGAAGACAATCATCATTTGCTTGATATTCCTGAGAATGATGCAGATCCCGTCACTCAAGTCGAGTTGCAGCCAGCTTCTTTTATTTCAGTTCGTCCTACCACAGTTGCCAATGAAACTTCAAGCGGGGTAGCTACTCCTTTCCTTCGACACTCAGCTTCTGTTTCTTCATCAGAAACATCAAATTTTCACGTGGAAGATCTTCCTAGATCATCTTCTATGCCAGTTAGAAGGTAG
- the LOC118047576 gene encoding MLO-like protein 11 isoform X5, translating into MRSLALTPTWSLATVLTILVVVSLIVERSIHRLCSWLRETDRKPLLAAVEKMKEELMLLGFISLLLTANSSTIANICIPSKFYEGNFASCTGPETDEEIKQNSSEGRKLVMLSVLPHPLRRMLNGLDANTCEKGYEPFLSYQDLERLHRFIFLMAITHISYSCLTMLLAIVKNHKLSLKYDFHSYMIRSTEEEFQRIVGVSGPLWGFVVAFMLFNVKGSNLYFWISVVPITLVVLVGAKLQHVIATLTLETAGLTTGHSVEGKMRPRDDLFWFKKPELYLSLIHFILFQNAFELASFFWFWWQFGYRSCFIRNHLQVYIRLVLGFAGQFLCSYSTLPLYALVTQMGTNYKAALFPPRIRETIFHGWWKAETSGKRRHAIFTDDSTMHRDTSTLMSEEDNHHLLDIPENDADPVTQVELQPASFISVRPTTVANETSSGVATPFLRHSASVSSSETSNFHVEDLPRSSSMPVRR; encoded by the exons ATGAGATCCTTGGCCTTAACTCCAACATGGTCACTTGCAACTGTGTTGACAATCCTTGTGGTTGTTTCACTGATTGTGGAGCGCTCAATTCACAGACTATGTAGT TGGTTGCGGGAAACCGATCGGAAACCTTTGCTTGCAGCGGTGGAGAAGATGAAAGAAG AGTTGATGCTGCTTGGATTCATATCACTTCTTTTAACAGCTAACTCAAGCACCATAGCCAATATTTGCATTCCATCAAAGTTCTATGAAGGTAATTTTGCTTCTTGCACGGGACCAGAGACTGATgaggaaattaaacaaaattcttCCGAGGGACGTAAACTAGTGATGCTTTCTGTTCTTCCTCATCCACTTCGAAGAATGTTGAATGGCTTGGATGCGAATACCTGCGAAAAG GGATATGAGCCATTCCTGTCATATCAAGATCTCGAGCGGTTGCATCGCTTCATTTTCCTCATGGCAATCACGCACATTTCTTACAGTTGCTTAACAATGCTGCTGGCGATTGTGAAG AATCACAAACTCTCATTGAAATATGATTTTCACAGCTACATGATTCGCTCCACGGAAGAAGAATTCCAGAGAATTGTTGGTGTGAG TGGTCCCCTGTGGGGATTTGTTGTTGCATTCATGCTGTTTAATGTGAAAG GATCTAATCTCTATTTCTGGATATCCGTCGTTCCAATCACT CTTGTTGTTCTAGTCGGTGCAAAGCTACAACATGTTATTGCGACCTTGACATTAGAGACTGCTGGCCTGACTACTGGACACTCTGTAGAAGGGAAGATGAGGCCTCGAGATGATCTTTTCTGGTTCAAGAAGCCAGAACTGTATCTCTCATTGATCCATTTTATCCTGTTCCAG AATGCATTTGAATTGGCTTCATTCTTTTGGTTTTGG TGGCAATTTGGGTACAGATCCTGCTTTATTAGGAACCATTTACAGGTGTACATACGACTTGTGTTGGG GTTTGCTGGGCAGTTCCTTTGCAGCTACAGCACCTTGCCACTATATGCACTTGTTACTCAG ATGGGAACAAACTATAAGGCGGCATTATTTCCTCCAAGAATAAGGGAGACAATATTCCATGGGTGGTGGAAAGCAGAAACTAGCGGGAAGAGAAGGCATGCAATTTTCACAGATGATTCTACCATGCACAGAGACACAAGCACATTAATGTCAGAGGAAGACAATCATCATTTGCTTGATATTCCTGAGAATGATGCAGATCCCGTCACTCAAGTCGAGTTGCAGCCAGCTTCTTTTATTTCAGTTCGTCCTACCACAGTTGCCAATGAAACTTCAAGCGGGGTAGCTACTCCTTTCCTTCGACACTCAGCTTCTGTTTCTTCATCAGAAACATCAAATTTTCACGTGGAAGATCTTCCTAGATCATCTTCTATGCCAGTTAGAAGGTAG
- the LOC118047576 gene encoding MLO-like protein 11 isoform X4, whose protein sequence is MLQKVHLVLLLTKLMLLGFISLLLTANSSTIANICIPSKFYEGNFASCTGPETDEEIKQNSSEGRKLVMLSVLPHPLRRMLNGLDANTCEKGYEPFLSYQDLERLHRFIFLMAITHISYSCLTMLLAIVKIHSWRAWEDLARKDCHGVSTAENNREKTLRRQTTFARHHTSSPSVKNSFLIWVTCFFRQFGPSVARTDYLTLRKGFIMNHKLSLKYDFHSYMIRSTEEEFQRIVGVSGPLWGFVVAFMLFNVKGSNLYFWISVVPITLVVLVGAKLQHVIATLTLETAGLTTGHSVEGKMRPRDDLFWFKKPELYLSLIHFILFQNAFELASFFWFWWQFGYRSCFIRNHLQVYIRLVLGFAGQFLCSYSTLPLYALVTQMGTNYKAALFPPRIRETIFHGWWKAETSGKRRHAIFTDDSTMHRDTSTLMSEEDNHHLLDIPENDADPVTQVELQPASFISVRPTTVANETSSGVATPFLRHSASVSSSETSNFHVEDLPRSSSMPVRR, encoded by the exons ATGCTGCAGAAAGTTCATCTAGTTCTTTTGCTTacaa AGTTGATGCTGCTTGGATTCATATCACTTCTTTTAACAGCTAACTCAAGCACCATAGCCAATATTTGCATTCCATCAAAGTTCTATGAAGGTAATTTTGCTTCTTGCACGGGACCAGAGACTGATgaggaaattaaacaaaattcttCCGAGGGACGTAAACTAGTGATGCTTTCTGTTCTTCCTCATCCACTTCGAAGAATGTTGAATGGCTTGGATGCGAATACCTGCGAAAAG GGATATGAGCCATTCCTGTCATATCAAGATCTCGAGCGGTTGCATCGCTTCATTTTCCTCATGGCAATCACGCACATTTCTTACAGTTGCTTAACAATGCTGCTGGCGATTGTGAAG ATTCATAGTTGGAGAGCATGGGAGGATTTGGCTCGTAAGGACTGCCATGGTGTATCAACAG CAGAAAACAATAGAGAGAAGACATTGCGAAGGCAAACAACCTTCGCAAGACATCATACATCAAGCCCTTCGGTCAAGAACAGTTTTCTTATCTGGGTG ACATGTTTCTTTCGGCAATTTGGACCTTCAGTGGCTCGCACAGACTACCTCACTCTTCGCAAGGGCTTCATCATG AATCACAAACTCTCATTGAAATATGATTTTCACAGCTACATGATTCGCTCCACGGAAGAAGAATTCCAGAGAATTGTTGGTGTGAG TGGTCCCCTGTGGGGATTTGTTGTTGCATTCATGCTGTTTAATGTGAAAG GATCTAATCTCTATTTCTGGATATCCGTCGTTCCAATCACT CTTGTTGTTCTAGTCGGTGCAAAGCTACAACATGTTATTGCGACCTTGACATTAGAGACTGCTGGCCTGACTACTGGACACTCTGTAGAAGGGAAGATGAGGCCTCGAGATGATCTTTTCTGGTTCAAGAAGCCAGAACTGTATCTCTCATTGATCCATTTTATCCTGTTCCAG AATGCATTTGAATTGGCTTCATTCTTTTGGTTTTGG TGGCAATTTGGGTACAGATCCTGCTTTATTAGGAACCATTTACAGGTGTACATACGACTTGTGTTGGG GTTTGCTGGGCAGTTCCTTTGCAGCTACAGCACCTTGCCACTATATGCACTTGTTACTCAG ATGGGAACAAACTATAAGGCGGCATTATTTCCTCCAAGAATAAGGGAGACAATATTCCATGGGTGGTGGAAAGCAGAAACTAGCGGGAAGAGAAGGCATGCAATTTTCACAGATGATTCTACCATGCACAGAGACACAAGCACATTAATGTCAGAGGAAGACAATCATCATTTGCTTGATATTCCTGAGAATGATGCAGATCCCGTCACTCAAGTCGAGTTGCAGCCAGCTTCTTTTATTTCAGTTCGTCCTACCACAGTTGCCAATGAAACTTCAAGCGGGGTAGCTACTCCTTTCCTTCGACACTCAGCTTCTGTTTCTTCATCAGAAACATCAAATTTTCACGTGGAAGATCTTCCTAGATCATCTTCTATGCCAGTTAGAAGGTAG
- the LOC118047576 gene encoding MLO-like protein 11 isoform X3, with product MRSLALTPTWSLATVLTILVVVSLIVERSIHRLCSWLRETDRKPLLAAVEKMKEELMLLGFISLLLTANSSTIANICIPSKFYEGNFASCTGPETDEEIKQNSSEGRKLVMLSVLPHPLRRMLNGLDANTCEKGYEPFLSYQDLERLHRFIFLMAITHISYSCLTMLLAIVKIHSWRAWEDLARKDCHGVSTAENNREKTLRRQTTFARHHTSSPSVKNSFLIWVTCFFRQFGPSVARTDYLTLRKGFIMNHKLSLKYDFHSYMIRSTEEEFQRIVGVSGPLWGFVVAFMLFNVKGSNLYFWISVVPITLVVLVGAKLQHVIATLTLETAGLTTGHSVEGKMRPRDDLFWFKKPELYLSLIHFILFQWQFGYRSCFIRNHLQVYIRLVLGFAGQFLCSYSTLPLYALVTQMGTNYKAALFPPRIRETIFHGWWKAETSGKRRHAIFTDDSTMHRDTSTLMSEEDNHHLLDIPENDADPVTQVELQPASFISVRPTTVANETSSGVATPFLRHSASVSSSETSNFHVEDLPRSSSMPVRR from the exons ATGAGATCCTTGGCCTTAACTCCAACATGGTCACTTGCAACTGTGTTGACAATCCTTGTGGTTGTTTCACTGATTGTGGAGCGCTCAATTCACAGACTATGTAGT TGGTTGCGGGAAACCGATCGGAAACCTTTGCTTGCAGCGGTGGAGAAGATGAAAGAAG AGTTGATGCTGCTTGGATTCATATCACTTCTTTTAACAGCTAACTCAAGCACCATAGCCAATATTTGCATTCCATCAAAGTTCTATGAAGGTAATTTTGCTTCTTGCACGGGACCAGAGACTGATgaggaaattaaacaaaattcttCCGAGGGACGTAAACTAGTGATGCTTTCTGTTCTTCCTCATCCACTTCGAAGAATGTTGAATGGCTTGGATGCGAATACCTGCGAAAAG GGATATGAGCCATTCCTGTCATATCAAGATCTCGAGCGGTTGCATCGCTTCATTTTCCTCATGGCAATCACGCACATTTCTTACAGTTGCTTAACAATGCTGCTGGCGATTGTGAAG ATTCATAGTTGGAGAGCATGGGAGGATTTGGCTCGTAAGGACTGCCATGGTGTATCAACAG CAGAAAACAATAGAGAGAAGACATTGCGAAGGCAAACAACCTTCGCAAGACATCATACATCAAGCCCTTCGGTCAAGAACAGTTTTCTTATCTGGGTG ACATGTTTCTTTCGGCAATTTGGACCTTCAGTGGCTCGCACAGACTACCTCACTCTTCGCAAGGGCTTCATCATG AATCACAAACTCTCATTGAAATATGATTTTCACAGCTACATGATTCGCTCCACGGAAGAAGAATTCCAGAGAATTGTTGGTGTGAG TGGTCCCCTGTGGGGATTTGTTGTTGCATTCATGCTGTTTAATGTGAAAG GATCTAATCTCTATTTCTGGATATCCGTCGTTCCAATCACT CTTGTTGTTCTAGTCGGTGCAAAGCTACAACATGTTATTGCGACCTTGACATTAGAGACTGCTGGCCTGACTACTGGACACTCTGTAGAAGGGAAGATGAGGCCTCGAGATGATCTTTTCTGGTTCAAGAAGCCAGAACTGTATCTCTCATTGATCCATTTTATCCTGTTCCAG TGGCAATTTGGGTACAGATCCTGCTTTATTAGGAACCATTTACAGGTGTACATACGACTTGTGTTGGG GTTTGCTGGGCAGTTCCTTTGCAGCTACAGCACCTTGCCACTATATGCACTTGTTACTCAG ATGGGAACAAACTATAAGGCGGCATTATTTCCTCCAAGAATAAGGGAGACAATATTCCATGGGTGGTGGAAAGCAGAAACTAGCGGGAAGAGAAGGCATGCAATTTTCACAGATGATTCTACCATGCACAGAGACACAAGCACATTAATGTCAGAGGAAGACAATCATCATTTGCTTGATATTCCTGAGAATGATGCAGATCCCGTCACTCAAGTCGAGTTGCAGCCAGCTTCTTTTATTTCAGTTCGTCCTACCACAGTTGCCAATGAAACTTCAAGCGGGGTAGCTACTCCTTTCCTTCGACACTCAGCTTCTGTTTCTTCATCAGAAACATCAAATTTTCACGTGGAAGATCTTCCTAGATCATCTTCTATGCCAGTTAGAAGGTAG